The region CCGCCACGGCGCGACTCCATCCGCAACTCACGCTTGCGATGCCGTCGCAGTAGTCGCTCACGGATTCTGTCGGGCATTCGATCGGCGACAACGACGTTTTCTTTGTCGCAATCACAGTCTTCGTCAGTTATACGCACGAAGAAGGCTTCGGACTTGTCGCGCGTCGGCGGCGCCTCCGGGAGCAAGTCCAACACGTCAACGGCGGAGCGTTGCAGGCggcgcgcgggcggcggcgcgcgcggggACGCGGGGTCATCCAGACTGTCCACCAGGCTCGGGCACGCCGACGGCTCCGCCTCCGACGACGACGTGTTCACCTCCATGGAGGCGGAGTGCGGCAGCGCCGACAGTCGCGGCACGAGCGCCGGCTCGCGCGCCCAGTAGTTGCCGGCGCCGACGCCCAGCCCCGTCAGCGAGGGCGAATCCGAGTTGGAGTCCGTATGGTGCTCGATATACGTGTCCACGTTGGAAGACTCGATTTGTGTCAGCGTGGGCTCGCCGGGGTAGGGGCCCGGCTCCAACCGGTACAGCTCATCGTGGAAAAGTTTCTGGATTTGTTGCAGCACGGCGCGATTGACCGAATCCACCGGTTCGTTATTGTTGGGCTCGGGCGCGAGGGAGGGCGGCAAGGGCGAGCGAGGATTGTTGCACGCGTCGCGCTTCTCGTTGTCGGTGTGGCACAGCTCCTCGTTGCCGAAGATGATCTGGTGGTTGGAGGTGGGGCTGAGGTGGACGATGGTATTGACGCCGGTGTTCTGCAGCCGCACTTTGATCTCCTTCTCGACGACGACTCCGGCACCACCCACCGCCGCGCTCATGCTCTCCAACTGCTCCGAGAGAGAATTGAGGCTCTCCACTAGAATGTTGGAGACGTACTCGTCGATGTTGATGTTGCAGGCACGGCCGCGTGCGGGGCTAGAGCTGGCATTCGTCCGCGATGGACTGCTCGATTCCGGAGCGCGTGGCGCCTCCACCGTCTCGGACACGACGATCTCGAGCACTTCATACGGCGGGGAGCCGGCGGTGGTCAACATATCGAAAGGAAGACTGCTATAGCGGTCCACGTCGACCTCGGTGACGTACGGGACCGGGAcgggcgccggcgccggcaGCGCGGTGGGCAGTGATTCCGACGGCGTCGCCGTGGAGTCGGAGGAGGAGCACGCGGCGGGCGGCGAGCGCGCCGCGTCGCTCGCCATGTGCGAGTAGCGCGCGAACAcgtcgcgcggcgcggcgggcgagCGTGCGCGGTGCGACGCGAACGTGCAGTCCGAGCACGCGGGGGATACGCCCGGCGACGCCGGGGGGGACGCGGGGCGCGGGGTCCACTCCAGTCGCTGACGCTTCGGCGTCGCCCAGCCCGAGCCGGCGGGCGAGCGGCGCAGCTCGGAGCTGGAGCCGTGCAGCGAGCGCGAGGTGCGCTGCGCGGGCAAGGGCGCGGGCGCGCGGCCCCATAGGCGCCTCAGTAGCGCGGACTTGCGCATTAGCTCGCGGTCGGGGTGCACGCTGCGTACGCAGCCGCCGCACGCCGCCGACGACGACGACGGCGACGTGGCGGCGCAAGGCTCCTCTGTCTCGTTACTCTGCTGAGCTAAGCGGTATCTGGAAATGTAAATAAACCGGGTCAGTTGCTGTATGGTGCTGTAACAAACGTTTTCAAACGGGTACCCTCTCTATAAGGGTAGACATTTTTAGCTCTAGCGTCACTGCTAAACAGGCATATACATAGAATTATCGTTTCGTCGTCACTTTCGCTGAGACTTTCCTCAGTCGCTCGAAGCATGTTCATGTAACAGAAtttgttattttgttttgtgAGTGTTTTCTTTCTTCTGACATCGGGTTGTTTAGATTAATTGGCGCTCGCACTCACTTCCTCATGATGGTCTCTGGTACAGAGTATCGTCGGCGCAGCAGGCCGGGCGAGGCGCCTGTGCGCGTAGGCTCGACGTGCGGCatggcgggcgcgggcgcgggggcGGGGGAGcaggcgggcgcgggcgcgggagGGGCGCTCGCGCACCATGTGCAAGGGCTTGACAGCTGACTCGCGAGCCTGAAACAGTATACACACGGCGTGAGTCACAACAATGAGAGAACGTGACAAACAAGGGATATCATCAGGTTCATACACTATGCTGTTTatggttccgtagccaaatggcaaaaaacggaacccttatagattcgtcatgtctgtccgtctgtccgtgtatgtcacagccacttttttccgaaactataagaactatactgttgaaacttggtaagtagatgtattctgtgaaccgcattaagatttttacacaaaaatagaaaaaaaacattaaattttgggggttccccatacttaggactgaaactcaaattttttttttcatcaaaccctgTGGGGTATCTATATTGGATAGGTCTCCAAAAattatattgaggtttctaatatatattttttctgaactgaATAGTTTACgtgagagacacttccaaagtggtaaaatgtgtgcccccccccccctttaacttctaaaataagagaatgataaaactaaaacaaatatatgatgtacattaccatgcaaacttccaccgaaaattggtttgaacgagatctagtgagtagttttttttttaatacgtcataaatcgtaaacggcaattttattatgttacttgctgctacggaacccttcatgggcgagtccgactcgcacttggccggtttttctttcTTGACATTTTTATCGGCATGTTTGtctcagggctataaccgcgaaaatcgaagttcgcaaattgcgggcatttttctctgtcactctaattacgccttcattggagtaaaagagaaagatccccgcaatttgcgaatttcggttttcgcggtagcccctcaggtaCCCCGTAACACAGATTATATTTAATAGTtcttattaagtaggtacgtgCAAAAACTTATACAAATTATTGCGGCTCGTTGCGCGTTTCGCACGCGAGCCGCGGGCAAATTCCTGCCGGCTCACTGAGCCGCACAATTATATTGAGACAACTGTACAGTACGGTATTGGAAATCGATGATTTATCTATGGCATGGCGGCAGGAATCGGAGCGAGGCGTAGAAAACATGTAAATAGCATGCAGATTCAGCGAGATATC is a window of Cydia splendana chromosome 1, ilCydSple1.2, whole genome shotgun sequence DNA encoding:
- the LOC134806267 gene encoding uncharacterized protein LOC134806267, with the translated sequence MPHVEPTRTGASPGLLRRRYSVPETIMRKYRLAQQSNETEEPCAATSPSSSSAACGGCVRSVHPDRELMRKSALLRRLWGRAPAPLPAQRTSRSLHGSSSELRRSPAGSGWATPKRQRLEWTPRPASPPASPGVSPACSDCTFASHRARSPAAPRDVFARYSHMASDAARSPPAACSSSDSTATPSESLPTALPAPAPVPVPYVTEVDVDRYSSLPFDMLTTAGSPPYEVLEIVVSETVEAPRAPESSSPSRTNASSSPARGRACNINIDEYVSNILVESLNSLSEQLESMSAAVGGAGVVVEKEIKVRLQNTGVNTIVHLSPTSNHQIIFGNEELCHTDNEKRDACNNPRSPLPPSLAPEPNNNEPVDSVNRAVLQQIQKLFHDELYRLEPGPYPGEPTLTQIESSNVDTYIEHHTDSNSDSPSLTGLGVGAGNYWAREPALVPRLSALPHSASMEVNTSSSEAEPSACPSLVDSLDDPASPRAPPPARRLQRSAVDVLDLLPEAPPTRDKSEAFFVRITDEDCDCDKENVVVADRMPDRIRERLLRRHRKRELRMESRRGGGQEKARRRAADHDARAIVAALVDDLIAKIAQEEYKCMRIHRRPRADRNKPARNGSSLIEEHNGRIERALHGKLSLPPPDAPRRIYQKSEIHDGDKCIEILEILEYVDDSQNSPETTNSDEHYSNSKSKKSRIPIPIYERIQRTTKKATNRPRSPPPPPSPSPPPSARRASVPPPAEPRARAGSLRFRRVFDIIPEERGAGPPESPPASDEALARRVSAPSLPLPPPRSVRSAATSPPAPQRASRSTMTSPRRAAPSPPPAPPPAPRVAAGIALACAPCR